The Brassica napus cultivar Da-Ae chromosome C7, Da-Ae, whole genome shotgun sequence genomic interval TACCGGGAGCTGAGACCGCATGAGCAATGGTctggctatcagctggatacgtttaatgaatgattcggccaagccattctgtgtatgtacatgtgccacggagtgttctacacttacccccatggacatacaattgTCATTAAACGTCTGGGAtgtaaactcaccagcattgtctagacgtatagtctttaaaggaaagtctggaaagtgtgctctcagtcttattatctgagcAAGTAGGCGTGCAAATGCCAAGTTCCGTGTGGACAGTAAgcagacatgcgaccatctggtcgatgcatcaatcaggACCATGAAATACCGAAACGTCCCactaggtgggtgtattggtccacatatgtctccctgaatcctttccagaaaatttATGATCTCTTTATTAACTTTGGCTGGTGACGGCCtggttatgagtttcccttgtgcacatgctgcacatgtgagattgttTGGGACAACTCCTTTGAACGTGTGCCCTTGTGAGTTTATCATCAACTTTCGCATCATATTGgtaccgggatggccaagccggttatgccataaagtgaaatTGTCGCAGGCAttagcctcgatcatactgacctTTGCATAGTATAGGCCAGTAGACATTGCAGGTAAGGTTTCTAGGATCCTTTTATAGCCTTTGGTGATCGAaattatgttaaggaattctttatttccttcttcccatgtttcaagatggaaaccgttcaatcttatgtctttgaaactcaataggctccttttagagcttggggaatacaaggaATTTTTGATCTCTAGATGAGTGCCCTTAGGCATCAATACATAagcctggccgtgaccttcaatcaggccgGCTACACCTGCAATGGTGTGTAAgtttgcactttgcattgtgagatctaagaaatatcttttgtctctaagtattgtatgacttgtgccactatccagcACGAGTATGCTCATCTCGTcattcatttttataaataagattTCATTTCTCAGAGACTTCAAAACTTTCATTTATTAAAGTTGCAGAACACCGAAatttaaaaacaccaaatcaatcataaagcaataaaacaagtcgtatcgaaaattttagtctttgagacaatcagaagtctcaaaatcCATCAGGTCTTCATTTGCAACATCAGATTCTTTATCAGCCTCATATCCAGAATCATGGACCATATGAGCCTCCGGGTTCTTCTCCTTAAGACTTTCTTGGTAGAGCTCACATAAGTGCTTAGGAGTTCTacaattcttggcccaatggttgctcatcccacatctgtgacaaacggatttggtcgagtaagacggtttggatatACCGCCTCGACCTCGTCCATAACCGCCTCGGCCACGGCCgggattggaaccacgaccacggttattgtggtttcctttccggccggCTAAGTATCTATCTCGGCCGTTCGAGTAATTGTCACGGTTCTTGTATCCACCACGACCTTTGCCGTGTGATCTCTTATCATTCTGGATGTAATTGCACTCGTTGGGATTTCTCTTTTCAACTTCATTGGCCTCTGGTAATGGGGCTGTTCCGACAGGTCTAgcttcactgttcttcatcaggagctcattgtttgcctcggccagtagcaggcacgagatcagatcagtgtatgtggcAAAGCCTTTCATTCGGTACTGCTGCTGCAGGATTATGTTTGAGGAATGAAACGTAGAGAATGTCTTCTCAAGTAACTCTTCTTCGGTTACTACTTCAtcacaaagtctcagcatcgagaCCGTCTTAAACAAGACCGAATTGTACTCATCCACTGACTTATAATCcatgaatcttagattcttccagtcatttctagcctttgggagtaacaccgttttctggtgatcatatatatgctgtaaagcatcccaaagctctagtggattttccatcgtaatgtactgatcttttagaccttcaatgaggtgatggcgtataatacttatagccctgtaccgattcttatcggtctcattgttgcccttgatgattgtatcaccaagtccttttgaccttaagctgatctttgtatctagcgcccactgcaagtagttatctctggagagattaagggctgcgtAGCCTCTatttgagattttcgacatctgaatcacattatcatttcaatttaggttcacaatgtgatcatgtggccgcatggtataacaagctcggccacaaacttgtcttacgcatctatgagaaaacaatcaatctaatcgaccatggtgcgaacaaacaagccgcacggccatgTAATCAAGCAAATAGGATCGGACATGTAACACTAATTGACCATGGTGCGAACAATTCTAATATATGATTCTACATGTACCAGAGAGATTAAGTCTACACGGCCATATGAATTTCAATGCAATCAGATTCGAATTCATATTTTTCTACAtgctggtcgatttcattaaaCAATACGAATGCAATTCAATTCAGATTCATATGTAATGCAAACAATTTTAGCAACTTAATATATGAATTTAAGGTTTCAACTTTAAAACTAAGGCTGTCGGTTTTAATTAAAGGTTTCAAGGACTTTAGGATTCAAGTTCTAGATCAGATTActtcaatcaatcaaacaatcCTAAAACCTCAAATCAACAAACAATTCAATCAACTAAAATCAAATTCAGTcctttagggtttcgattccaaAACTTAGGGtttctcaaaatcaaatcaGGAACAATCAATTTAAGTTCTAAGGAATCGAtttctatatttctagtttaagagattgtcgattttaatcttgtacgtttttgggttttgatcatgatcaaagtttccataataatggattagggtttctgATCAATCTAGGTTCTCAGATCAAGTTATACCTTTGCTTTGTAGAGGTTTAGAACCGGACcacctttagagagagagagaatcgatCAGATGCAATCGGGTCGCGAAACGGGACGATCGCGGGCTGGAGGCGTCTCGGCTGCGAGCTGCGCGGAGATCGGGTCGTCTCGGGTGCGATCGCGTCTTCGGGTTTGATCGCGAGCTGGACGGTTCTTCTGAGCTGAGAACGTGAGCTGAGAATGTCTAGGATTCAAGAGGGATCTTCTGAGTTCTTGGATGAACTAAGAACGTGATTAGGGTTTCAGGTGTGGTCGCCGGTTTTGGCTTTTAGGGTTGAGAGGTTTCGATTTTTCTCTCAGGGATCTAGAgacgatcgtgctgataacgtgttgtaaaagaatggggaattgtctgtgtattattaatgaacaatagaggttccttatataaggattacaaattataggaaaaaggaaattatccaaaacctaatacaacatgaaatatgaaaagatctaaaacagatAAAAGAAAAACGTCCTAAGACTAAAGTCGGCCAAgagccgactctctctccttggacgaccgcctctctctctcctcctttggCCACGGTTTGGGCCTTGTCTTGGTCATTGGTTATGGGCCATCcacataatgatttataacatatatttaaagtttaagagGGTGTATTCAACTGAGAATTTTagatgatttgtattaaaatgacaaattcacTATTATTcaaacattaattttaaaaattcgtttaaaatccactgttattgaacttAACATTTCGTAGAGTACTATAAAAtctactgttattgaaaatattttaagttgtggaattttaaagttttcgggtgattttatggtgtttgggtggagtttcttagttaaaaataattaaaactcaATTTCCATGGTTTTAAGTTATATTCTagagtggtttaacaaaaatcacctaaatctctgcaacttattgaaatcatctaaaactcCATCAAAAGTCAAATCACCTCAAATGTTATATTGAATACACCCCCCTAAAAGcgttcttctccaaaagcagaacttcaaatttaactttaaaattatttattttttataatatgatctttatatttatcattatttatttaaatttataaaacttttataaataactagcacatatataaaatattacatcaatattaattaataaaatgttacactaatatataaaattataaataaaaatacattattaaatattaaaatataagcaAAATACCTAATTATTTcctaatattattttcataatgctcttatatatgatcaattaatgcatttcgaagtaagaaatgactctctttatttttaatttgtacattacaaactaaaaattgttgaattcagatatcttcatttttttgctATATGATCAATTATGTTTTCATGTAccttttttattaagtttcttttgtaatattattatttaaatctattttaaaatattttaaatcttatgtgTAAAAAATGAATCTATAAAAAcagatttgaaatatttatgagatatacaAATTTTAAGAATTAAAACGGTAAACGAAAAAATGTTTAAGAATCACAAATATGATGTGTAATTGTAAGgatcaaaatgcaaataaaaatatgaaaattcaatttgaagttttgagtaatgaaactttaaaaatttgaaatttctttttggaaagcaaaaaattcaatatttgaaGTTATCAATTTCTTTTAGAGATGCTCTAAACGTAATCATTCATAATAATTAGTATTGTAACTGTGGATAATTGTGACTACGTTTACCCTGGTGTGATGAATTTGTGATGGAATGGTTAGTCTTAATTTGTAGCATAAATTTTAGTGACcgtaaattacaaaaaaaaaatgttagtgaCCAACTGCTATGATGAGAATTGACAAAGAAGCAGTTGTAAATTAttagggtgattggttgagCTTTATCTCCTTGTTTtaactttatttctttaaaattactaaattttaccaatcatgttgtAGCATGCAACTAAcacttcaaaatattttattaatctaacCAAAGATAGCGATTATCGTTGAAAGGAAAAATTAGGATGTAAGTggtaaatataaaatgaaatctctataatattatttgaaaattaagtTTTCTATGTGTTGTACTCGTGTTAATTTTCACGAGGGTTAATTACAGagatatttttaatgaatttaaaatattacatctaaatactattattaatttttttatttggtaaatttttaagggcaaatctccaaaatagcacctttctaaatttatatcacaaaaatagcactcaaaaactaaaatgaccaaaatagcacatttctaagtttatcttttgaaaattttaatttttttatttttcaaaatttgaaatcttatccccaaaacctcatttctcaactctaaaccctaaaccctaaactctaaaccctaaaccctaaactctaaaccctaaaccctaaaccctaaaccctaaaccctaaactctaaaccataaaccctaaactctaaaccctaaaccctaaactctaaaccctaaaccctaaaatttaaaccctaaaccctaaactctaaaccctaaaccctaaaccctaaatcctaaaccccaccctttaactctaaaccctaagtttgtgacttttgataaaacattaagtgctatttttgtgacttttgaccttgagtgctagtttgggaacaaaaacttgatttagtgctatttttgtctttttctcaatttttaattatatttaaatttattttcctttttattttccaaataatatatataataaaaaggaaacatttataaattttacaaaaatatatttatatataatgcgATTTCATAAAgaaggaaagttcacaaaataatcttaatataaagaaaatatacagTATTCcctttaaaacataatttaaccaataaaaatatatatccaaagtaaaaataataatttcttatacatatctatatttttagatcaaacaaaactatatttatatataatgtgatttcactaaaaaaattcataaaaatattcttGATTATTAAGAAAAGAATTTATTTGTctctttaaaaacaatttaaccaacataaaatatattgtagtagaaatattttatttatatctatttattttcttagatgattatataaaataattaaataacataattgatatatatatatatatatatatatctttaattaactaaaatagtttaatattagTATTATTGAGATGGTTTATACATTTTTGCATAATTTTTATCTGattataaatatcatataattatTACAAAGATAAAAACATCTATAAGAataattttacttatataatataattttaataaataatcacAAAAACTAATTACTTTTAATAGATgttaaaaaagaagagaaattgCCTCAACTTTTCATTCCTAATATAGCACTCAAGTCCCAAAATTACCAAACtagattttatttaatatgACCAATTACCATTTTACCTCTTTTCTCCTAATTACcgtatttaaaaattgatatatttgaaaattgaaaTCACAATCGCGACGGCCTCTCTCATCTTTGGCGTTTCTCATCTCGGCCGTCATCATTTACAGCATCGCCTATCTCCGTTGTCAGCATGTATGTTTGTCTCTCTCAGCTTGGACTCTGCCCCGCCGTCTCAGTTTCATTGTCAAAGGTTTCTTGTATCGATGTTTTTTATATTTGGATTCACAATCATACTTTTGATTTCGTCTTATTAAGGCATCTCGTATTAACATTACTTTTCTAATGCTCAATTTGATGAAACAGTTATGCGATGATCCATTTTGATggattttttgtgattttggtttCAATAAGAGTGATTTTGTTGTTCTGCAATGTTTTTGGTCGCTTAGATTACTTATGTCGTTTTGAATAGCTTTGAATTGCTTCGTTATACAGAGATATAGTAAAGCACTAGATAAGAAATTGTTGTAAAGACGCACTTTGGCTGCAAAGGACTTGTAGCAATCaatctgttttaaaataattaatcaaattggtataaattattataactaaaattatatGTCAAATTAAGTTaacaatataatttaaaaatctatttaattttcatatataaattataaaccatctaaatttgataagaaaaaattaatcaCTTATTATTACTTAAATAAGTgactgatttttgtttttgaaaataatattgtttctatatatttaaaatatatctacaAGTGAATAGGAATAATGGAACTAAAGataattaaatagttttattttaatatattgaagACCAAATAAATTGTGATTCAATTGTAAAATAGAACAACCTAATAGTAAGGACACTACATATTTAGTTAAGATAacaacataaatttatttaaataaaatattctaattaatttttatacatataatcaaaatgattaaaaatatcaacAAGTGGAAACTGTATATAACtagttataatttaattattttctaaacatTTAGATCCTGCCATGAGTAGGAAAAGTCACTTAGTTGGTGAAATAAGAAAGAATGGACTGGGGTTTTATTATATGGCAATCAACACGGATATGAACAAAGCGTATGATCGGGTGTAATGGGGTTTTATTCAAGCGCTACTTCTCAGGATGGGTTTTGATCCGCATTGGGTTAAATTAATTATGGAATGTATATCATCGGTTCAATACCATGTTTTGTTGAATGGGCAGCCGCGTGGACATATAGTGCCTCAAAGAGGTTTACGCCAGGGGGATCCCTTATCCCCTTATCTATTTATCATGTGTACTGAGGCTTTGATTGCAAATATTAAGAAGGCTGAAAGAGGTAATCAATTCATGGGAATGAAAGTTGCAAGAGCTTGCGCTTCGATTTCTCATCTGTTGTTTGCAGACGATAGTCTTTTTTTCTGCAAGGCACAGAAGGAAGAATGTCATACTATCCTTAAGATCTTGAAGGAATATGAGGTGGTCTCGGGCCAACAGATTAATTTTCAGAATTCCtcgattcaatttggacataagatcGAGGAGACCACGAGACAGGAATTGAGAGACATCCTAGGGATACAGAATTTAGGAGGGATGGGATCATATCTGGGCCTGCCGAAAAATCTTGCGGGGTCCAAGATACAAGTTTTTGGATTTGTCCAGGACCGGTTGAATAATAGGGTGAATGGATGGACGGACGTTTAAATTTTTCTCCAAAGGTGGAAAGGAAGTAATCAAAAAATCAGTAGTCACGGCTTTGCCTAACCATGTGATGTCTATTTATCGATTACCGAAGGCCACAGTGAAGAAACTGACGAGTGCGGTATCAAAATTTTGGTGGAGCCCAGGGGGAACTACAAAGGGTATGCACTGGAAGTCATGGGACAAAATGTGTACAAATAAGGACGAAGGAGGTCTGGGCTTTAAGGACATAACGGATTTTAATACGGCaatgcttggaaagcaattgTGGAGGCTCATAGAGAAACCTTTTACTCTTTTTTCTAGAGTTTTTAAAGGACAGTACTATAGGAATGCCTCACCCCTAGAACCGATCCGTTCATACTCTCCGTCGTATGGGTGGAGGAGTATtgtatctgctagatctctggttagcaaaggactaatcaaaagggtgggaacggGATCCTCTATCTCTGTATGGAGtgatccatggctcccaaccactcgcccgagaccagcaaacaaaaatcaacatgACACTTATCAGGACCTCACAGTGGACTCTTTGATAGATCCAATTTCACGAACTTGGAAGTCGCAAGTAATTAGGGATTGGGTGGATCCTCAGGATGctcaaattattgaaagtattcctttgAGTAAAACTCAGATGGTGGACAGGAATGGATGGCACTTCAcaaataatggaaaatattCGGTAAAATCAGGATATCAGTTAGAACGGGTCTATCCGGACAAGGCAAAACCACCAGCATTTTATGGCCCTACAGTGGACGCTCTAAAAGCGTTATGCTGGGAGGTTAAATGTCCTCCGAAGATTAAACACTTTTTAGGGCAAATGGTATCCGGATGTATAGCTATCAAAAAGAATTTGCAAGCAAGAGGAATGAAGGGATATATTTGTTGCATTAGATGTGGAGCTgaggaggaatcaataaaccatgtgttttttgagtgCCCTCCCGCGCGTCAAGTTTGGGCCTTGTCAAAGATACCGTCTAATCCAGTCTATTTCCCCACGAGCTCTCTATTTAcgaatatggatcatcttttctggAGGGTTCTCCCTAAGGTGGAAGATCATCATTTTgcgtggatattatggtatatttggaaaggaaggaataataaagttttcagtaatttggatattgacCCAAGAGATACACTTAAGCTTGCAGAAATTGAATCAATACTTTGGGCTGAGGCTCAGGAGATGAAAACCAAACAGGCTCCGCAGCAGACAGAGGTTTTGAATTGTCAGCCGAGGGTCTGCCGTTGGTGCTTCATCGATGGTTCCTAGAAAGATAAAGAACCTTATTCACGTCAAGGATGGTATAGCATACTTGAGGGTTTTCAGGGATTGATGGGTGCAAGGAATACTAGGGCATgtctttcacctcttcatgcAGAGATAGAAGCGCtgatatgggcaatggaatgtatgaggaatttacatcagtttcaggttacttttgctacggattgttctcaattggtgaagatggtttcagaaccagaggaatggccGGCGTTTGAGAGTTATCTGCAGAACATAAAGCTACTTAAGACACATTTTACTAGCTCAAAGATCATTCATGTACCCCGGACGGAAAATcaaaaggcggatagtctagcacgatGTGCCATAAAACAATCAtctttcgtcgttcatatgGAAGCAGAGCTACCGGATTGGTTCAAaaagtctatatgagtctgttcgttgttgactaaaaaaaaaaaagaaaaaggaaagaatGGACTAAAAAGGAATGAAACATGGAGGAAACGGAATATATTTCTTGATTAAAATTGTTATGGAATAATTttcttgaattttgtttttttttgtgtgaaaaTTATGGAATGAACATTCAAATAATTACAAAtggtaaaacaaacaaaattattatggAAAACTTCACTAGAGAATCAGTATATCAAGATATCCCGGTTAAAAAGCATTAAATTTGGATTGTTTTCAGATCAACCACTAGACGTCATTCCTAAGATTTCACctaatatatatactactaaAAAGTAACTTTAACTGATTTTTTAGTGACTTACTATATATTTGCCCGCGCGGTTGCACGGGTTTTCTATTCCTTGTATATGCATATtgcaaaacaaaaatcaaatatttttttttgttatgaaccagattgtggatggctcataaccaagagattatgatttgtaatcttttcatttatctatgatggtgtaatctcttatataagaaatctatatgttatgaataaagatagacttttccattacttttataacacgttatcagcacgaaactctaaatccctaagctaacacccaaatcgaaaaaccctaaaaccctaacccaagcaggcgatccgacgaaccctataCCCCGACCGCGTCTCTTGctcccgcatctgttccagctcgcgtccccgatcaaCTTCAGCTCaaggtgttcctgatcctacctcagacgttcgcgacccgagagtagctccagcacgcgacctcttcctcgttcgcgacagcatcagacagctcgcgtccgacgatcaaggcgttcccgatcaagcaacaaaggacgtccaCGACCCGATAaaagcgactcgatccattccagctcgcgtcccgttcgtgtccagctcgcggctcaactcctttggtggtccgattcaacaatcatctaaggttaaaaggtaattcaaaacctaagaacccataatcgaacatggattgattgataaagaatgaaaccctaaaaccctaatctttatgaatcaaaaccatagggtaatagatcaaaaatcctaattgagtaaatcgaagctttAAAAGTttgataccccaaaccctaaatcatgttcctacatgattaaaaccccaaatcggtttttacaagttaaaatccgataaaccctaaccctatatctataaaccataaataatataagtatcataattaattatactataattatcaaatcacatattaaaaccctaatcgaatattttgaaatcaaaactattttcggttttgatcatggaggttttaaatctgattgaatctaatgctatgttgctagaattgtttgaccgttaaattgatagatttattttctcatcctgcttggttaattgttcatctgatttaaaattgtttaaactgaccagcctgttaaaacattgattgaatccaataggttgctagcttgctttgcttatataatccgataggttgatagattgattgaggtttacttgtttaaaatccgaatgatctgattgcatgattcttgaggtttaaatCCGTGTGagttaggattgatagtttttataacctgattgaatgatttgaggtttaatattgcatgttagaatctgttataatataaaccctaattcgaattgataaaccctaaaatagaaTCCGTGTATTGCATAATCCGAattgaatgttttgaggttTCATATTATACTAGGTTGATAGTTTCATGATATAATCAACTGTTCTGAGGTTTAAGATTATTTGCTAGAAgctgattgattgataaaaccctaatttcgaattgaaaccctaaaccctaatttgcgTATTACTAAAATCAGATTGCTTGATTCCATCTTGCTaatatcagccttgaaactgataaatatcagccttgaaactgattaataaaattgatagaatcaaccttgaaaatgattgttttggtttttcatgattgaaaccctatttttggatcgaaaccctaaattatGTAATGCTTGAATccgtttgattatttttgattattgatctAATTGTTAGTCTTGATAAAACCTAATTGAATCTGATTGTTAGTCTAGCTAAATCTCATACCTGAAACTGATTAATTAATTGCTAAATCttgattgaatgttttaatattaccCTTGCACATATAGAATCCGATTGCTAAGATTGAGTGCATCATATCTACTTGGCCGTGTGGCCAGTTTGCATCATATATCATCCTGACCAACATGTTTATGTTATACGcatgatctgattattatcACCTTTGCATGATCTAATTGTTTTAAATTGAGGTTCCATAATTCCACTCCTGTACATTTTGAATCAGTATGCTAGGTTTGCATTATAACCATATGGCCAcatgaaaacatatagaaattgCTTGTTTGGTCGATACCCTTGCTTGATAAATCTGTGTGACTTATTATGCATCATATATCactttggccgtgtggccttattCCATTATATCACAtttggccgtgtggcttgtttGCTTATTAGAAATGTATTGACTTGATAGCATGTCTTGTTTATGGcc includes:
- the LOC106448580 gene encoding uncharacterized protein LOC106448580 codes for the protein MKNSEARPVGTAPLPEANEVEKRNPNECNYIQNDKRSHGKGRGGYKNRDNYSNGRDRYLAGRKGNHNNRGRGSNPGRGRGGYGRGRGESLKEKNPEAHMVHDSGYEADKESDVANEDLMDFETSDSDSQTIAHAVSAPGISVGTCRITCSITDSHQAI